From Macaca mulatta isolate MMU2019108-1 chromosome 3, T2T-MMU8v2.0, whole genome shotgun sequence, the proteins below share one genomic window:
- the EZH2 gene encoding histone-lysine N-methyltransferase EZH2 isoform X12 — protein sequence MAIGLPRLALGPVASDTRWDTEGSGAPAAAAAARGGDAREQREPARGTKCSVTSDLDFPTQVIPLKTLNAVASVPIMYSWSPLQQNFMVEDETVLHNIPYMGDEVLDQDGTFIEELIKNYDGKVHGDRECGFINDEIFVELVNALGQYNDDDDDDDGDDPEEREEKQKDLEDHRDDKESRPPRKFPSDKIFEAISSMFPDKGTAEELKEKYKELTEQQLPGALPPECTPNIDGPNAKSVQREQSLHSFHTLFCRRCFKYDCFLHRKCNYSFHATPNTYKRKNTETALDNKPCGPQCYQHLEGAKEFAAALTAERIKTPPKRPGGRRRGRLPNNSSRPSTPTINVLESKDTDSDREAGTETGGENNDKEEEEKKDETSSSSEANSRCQTPIKMKPNIEPPENVEWSGAEASMFRVLIGTYYDNFCAIARLIGTKTCRQVYEFRVKESSIIAPAPAEDVDTPPRKKKRKHRLWAAHCRKIQLKKDGSSNHVYNYQPCDHPRQPCDSSCPCVIAQNFCEKFCQCSSECQNRFPGCRCKAQCNTKQCPCYLAVRECDPDLCLTCGAADHWDSKNVSCKNCSIQRGSKKHLLLAPSDVAGWGIFIKDPVQKNEFISEYCGEIISQDEADRRGKVYDKYMCSFLFNLNNDFVVDATRKGNKIRFANHSVNPNCYAKVMMVNGDHRIGIFAKRAIQTGEELFFDYRYSQADALKYVGIEREMEIP from the exons tgtTCGGTGACCAGTGACTTGGATTTTCCAACACAAGTCATCCCATTAAAGACTCTGAATGCAGTTGCTTCAGTACCCATAATGTATTCTTGGTCTCCCCTACAGcagaattttatg gtGGAAGATGAAACTGTTTTACATAACATTCCGTATATGGGAGATGAAGTTTTAGACCAGGATGGTACTTTCATTGAAGaactaataaaaaattatgatGGAAAAGTACACGGGGATAGAG AATGTGGGTTTATAAATGATGAAATTTTTGTGGAGTTGGTCAATGCCCTTGGTCaatataatgatgatgatgatgatgatgatggagacgatcctgaagaaagagaagaaaaacagaaagatctGGAGGATCACCGAGATG ATAAAGAAAGCCGCCCACCTCGGAAATTTCCTTCTGATAAAATTTTTGAAGCCATTTCCTCGATGTTTCCAGATAAGGGCACAGCAGAAGAACTAAAGGAAAA ATATAAAGAACTCACCGAACAGCAGCTCCCAGGCGCACTTCCTCCTGAATGTACCCCCAACATAGATGGACCAAACGCTAAATCTGTTCAGAGAGAGCAAAGCTTACACTCCTTTCATACGCTTTTCTGTAGGCGATGTTTTAAATATGACTGCTTCCTACATCGTAAGTGCAATTATT CTTTTCATGCAACACCCAACACTTATAAGCGGAAGAACACAGAAACAGCTTTAGACAACAAACCTTGTGGACCACAGTGTTACCAGCATTTG GAGGGAGCAAAGGAGTTCGCTGCTGCTCTCACTGCTGAGCGGATCAAGACCCCACCAAAACGCCCAGGAGGCCGCAGAAGAGGACGGCTTCCCAATAACAGTAGCAGGCCCAGCACCCCCACCATTAATGTGCTGGAATCAAAGGATACAGACAGTGATAGGGAAGCAGGGACTGAAACGGGGGGAGAGAACAAtgataaagaagaagaagagaagaaagacgAAACTTCGAGCTCCTCTG AAGCAAATTCTCGGTGTCAAACACCAATAAAGATGAAGCCAAATATTGAACCTCCTGAGAATGTGGAGTGGAGTGGTGCTGAAGCCTCAATGTTTAGAGTCCTCATTGGCACTTACTATGACAATTTCTGTGCCATTGCTAGGTTAATTGGGACCAAAACATGTAGACAG GTGTATGAGTTTAGAGTCAAAGAATCTAGCATCATAGCTCCAGCTCCTGCTGAGGATGTGGACACTCCtccaaggaaaaagaagaggaaacacCG GTTGTGGGCTGCACACTGCAGAAAGATACAGCTGAAAAAGG ACGGCTCCTCTAACCATGTTTACAACTATCAACCCTGTGATCATCCACGGCAGCCTTGTGACAGTTCGTGCCCTTGTGTGATAGCACAAAATTTTTGTGAAAAGTTTTGTCAATGTAGTTCAGAGT GTCAAAACCGCTTTCCGGGATGCCGCTGCAAAGCACAGTGCAACACCAAGCAGTGCCCGTGCTACCTGGCCGTCCGAGAGTGTGACCCTGACCTCTGTCTTACTTGTGGAGCCGCTGACCATTGGGACAGTAAAAATGTGTCCTGCAAGAACTGCAGTATTCAGCGGGGCTCCAAAAAG CATCTATTGCTGGCACCATCTGATGTGGCAGGCTGGGGGATTTTTATCAAAGATCCTGTGCAGAAAAATGAATTCATCTCAGAATACTGTGGAGAG ATTATTTCTCAAGATGAAGCTGACAGAAGAGGGAAAGTATATGATAAATACATGTGCAGCTTTCTGTTCAACTTGAACAATG attttgtgGTGGATGCAACCCGCAAGGGTAACAAAATTCGTTTTGCAAATCATTCGGTAAATCCAAACTGCTATGCAAAAG TTATGATGGTTAACGGCGATCACAGGATAGGTATTTTTGCCAAGAGAGCCATCCAGACTGGTGAAGAGCTGTTTTTTGATTACAG ATACAGCCAGGCTGATGCCCTGAAGTATGTCGGCATcgaaagagaaatggaaatcccTTGA
- the EZH2 gene encoding histone-lysine N-methyltransferase EZH2 isoform X16, whose protein sequence is MAIGLPRLALGPVASDTRWDTEGSGAPAAAAAARGGDAREQREPARGTKCSVTSDLDFPTQVIPLKTLNAVASVPIMYSWSPLQQNFMVEDETVLHNIPYMGDEVLDQDGTFIEELIKNYDGKVHGDRECGFINDEIFVELVNALGQYNDDDDDDDGDDPEEREEKQKDLEDHRDDKESRPPRKFPSDKIFEAISSMFPDKGTAEELKEKYKELTEQQLPGALPPECTPNIDGPNAKSVQREQSLHSFHTLFCRRCFKYDCFLHPFHATPNTYKRKNTETALDNKPCGPQCYQHLEGAKEFAAALTAERIKTPPKRPGGRRRGRLPNNSSRPSTPTINVLESKDTDSDREAGTETGGENNDKEEEEKKDETSSSSEANSRCQTPIKMKPNIEPPENVEWSGAEASMFRVLIGTYYDNFCAIARLIGTKTCRQVYEFRVKESSIIAPAPAEDVDTPPRKKKRKHRLWAAHCRKIQLKKGQNRFPGCRCKAQCNTKQCPCYLAVRECDPDLCLTCGAADHWDSKNVSCKNCSIQRGSKKHLLLAPSDVAGWGIFIKDPVQKNEFISEYCGEIISQDEADRRGKVYDKYMCSFLFNLNNDFVVDATRKGNKIRFANHSVNPNCYAKVMMVNGDHRIGIFAKRAIQTGEELFFDYRYSQADALKYVGIEREMEIP, encoded by the exons tgtTCGGTGACCAGTGACTTGGATTTTCCAACACAAGTCATCCCATTAAAGACTCTGAATGCAGTTGCTTCAGTACCCATAATGTATTCTTGGTCTCCCCTACAGcagaattttatg gtGGAAGATGAAACTGTTTTACATAACATTCCGTATATGGGAGATGAAGTTTTAGACCAGGATGGTACTTTCATTGAAGaactaataaaaaattatgatGGAAAAGTACACGGGGATAGAG AATGTGGGTTTATAAATGATGAAATTTTTGTGGAGTTGGTCAATGCCCTTGGTCaatataatgatgatgatgatgatgatgatggagacgatcctgaagaaagagaagaaaaacagaaagatctGGAGGATCACCGAGATG ATAAAGAAAGCCGCCCACCTCGGAAATTTCCTTCTGATAAAATTTTTGAAGCCATTTCCTCGATGTTTCCAGATAAGGGCACAGCAGAAGAACTAAAGGAAAA ATATAAAGAACTCACCGAACAGCAGCTCCCAGGCGCACTTCCTCCTGAATGTACCCCCAACATAGATGGACCAAACGCTAAATCTGTTCAGAGAGAGCAAAGCTTACACTCCTTTCATACGCTTTTCTGTAGGCGATGTTTTAAATATGACTGCTTCCTACATC CTTTTCATGCAACACCCAACACTTATAAGCGGAAGAACACAGAAACAGCTTTAGACAACAAACCTTGTGGACCACAGTGTTACCAGCATTTG GAGGGAGCAAAGGAGTTCGCTGCTGCTCTCACTGCTGAGCGGATCAAGACCCCACCAAAACGCCCAGGAGGCCGCAGAAGAGGACGGCTTCCCAATAACAGTAGCAGGCCCAGCACCCCCACCATTAATGTGCTGGAATCAAAGGATACAGACAGTGATAGGGAAGCAGGGACTGAAACGGGGGGAGAGAACAAtgataaagaagaagaagagaagaaagacgAAACTTCGAGCTCCTCTG AAGCAAATTCTCGGTGTCAAACACCAATAAAGATGAAGCCAAATATTGAACCTCCTGAGAATGTGGAGTGGAGTGGTGCTGAAGCCTCAATGTTTAGAGTCCTCATTGGCACTTACTATGACAATTTCTGTGCCATTGCTAGGTTAATTGGGACCAAAACATGTAGACAG GTGTATGAGTTTAGAGTCAAAGAATCTAGCATCATAGCTCCAGCTCCTGCTGAGGATGTGGACACTCCtccaaggaaaaagaagaggaaacacCG GTTGTGGGCTGCACACTGCAGAAAGATACAGCTGAAAAAGG GTCAAAACCGCTTTCCGGGATGCCGCTGCAAAGCACAGTGCAACACCAAGCAGTGCCCGTGCTACCTGGCCGTCCGAGAGTGTGACCCTGACCTCTGTCTTACTTGTGGAGCCGCTGACCATTGGGACAGTAAAAATGTGTCCTGCAAGAACTGCAGTATTCAGCGGGGCTCCAAAAAG CATCTATTGCTGGCACCATCTGATGTGGCAGGCTGGGGGATTTTTATCAAAGATCCTGTGCAGAAAAATGAATTCATCTCAGAATACTGTGGAGAG ATTATTTCTCAAGATGAAGCTGACAGAAGAGGGAAAGTATATGATAAATACATGTGCAGCTTTCTGTTCAACTTGAACAATG attttgtgGTGGATGCAACCCGCAAGGGTAACAAAATTCGTTTTGCAAATCATTCGGTAAATCCAAACTGCTATGCAAAAG TTATGATGGTTAACGGCGATCACAGGATAGGTATTTTTGCCAAGAGAGCCATCCAGACTGGTGAAGAGCTGTTTTTTGATTACAG ATACAGCCAGGCTGATGCCCTGAAGTATGTCGGCATcgaaagagaaatggaaatcccTTGA
- the EZH2 gene encoding histone-lysine N-methyltransferase EZH2 isoform X13 codes for MAIGLPRLALGPVASDTRWDTEGSGAPAAAAAARGGDAREQREPARGTKCSVTSDLDFPTQVIPLKTLNAVASVPIMYSWSPLQQNFMVEDETVLHNIPYMGDEVLDQDGTFIEELIKNYDGKVHGDRECGFINDEIFVELVNALGQYNDDDDDDDGDDPEEREEKQKDLEDHRDDKESRPPRKFPSDKIFEAISSMFPDKGTAEELKEKYKELTEQQLPGALPPECTPNIDGPNAKSVQREQSLHSFHTLFCRRCFKYDCFLHPFHATPNTYKRKNTETALDNKPCGPQCYQHLEGAKEFAAALTAERIKTPPKRPGGRRRGRLPNNSSRPSTPTINVLESKDTDSDREAGTETGGENNDKEEEEKKDETSSSSEANSRCQTPIKMKPNIEPPENVEWSGAEASMFRVLIGTYYDNFCAIARLIGTKTCRQVYEFRVKESSIIAPAPAEDVDTPPRKKKRKHRLWAAHCRKIQLKKDGSSNHVYNYQPCDHPRQPCDSSCPCVIAQNFCEKFCQCSSECQNRFPGCRCKAQCNTKQCPCYLAVRECDPDLCLTCGAADHWDSKNVSCKNCSIQRGSKKHLLLAPSDVAGWGIFIKDPVQKNEFISEYCGEIISQDEADRRGKVYDKYMCSFLFNLNNDFVVDATRKGNKIRFANHSVNPNCYAKVMMVNGDHRIGIFAKRAIQTGEELFFDYRYSQADALKYVGIEREMEIP; via the exons tgtTCGGTGACCAGTGACTTGGATTTTCCAACACAAGTCATCCCATTAAAGACTCTGAATGCAGTTGCTTCAGTACCCATAATGTATTCTTGGTCTCCCCTACAGcagaattttatg gtGGAAGATGAAACTGTTTTACATAACATTCCGTATATGGGAGATGAAGTTTTAGACCAGGATGGTACTTTCATTGAAGaactaataaaaaattatgatGGAAAAGTACACGGGGATAGAG AATGTGGGTTTATAAATGATGAAATTTTTGTGGAGTTGGTCAATGCCCTTGGTCaatataatgatgatgatgatgatgatgatggagacgatcctgaagaaagagaagaaaaacagaaagatctGGAGGATCACCGAGATG ATAAAGAAAGCCGCCCACCTCGGAAATTTCCTTCTGATAAAATTTTTGAAGCCATTTCCTCGATGTTTCCAGATAAGGGCACAGCAGAAGAACTAAAGGAAAA ATATAAAGAACTCACCGAACAGCAGCTCCCAGGCGCACTTCCTCCTGAATGTACCCCCAACATAGATGGACCAAACGCTAAATCTGTTCAGAGAGAGCAAAGCTTACACTCCTTTCATACGCTTTTCTGTAGGCGATGTTTTAAATATGACTGCTTCCTACATC CTTTTCATGCAACACCCAACACTTATAAGCGGAAGAACACAGAAACAGCTTTAGACAACAAACCTTGTGGACCACAGTGTTACCAGCATTTG GAGGGAGCAAAGGAGTTCGCTGCTGCTCTCACTGCTGAGCGGATCAAGACCCCACCAAAACGCCCAGGAGGCCGCAGAAGAGGACGGCTTCCCAATAACAGTAGCAGGCCCAGCACCCCCACCATTAATGTGCTGGAATCAAAGGATACAGACAGTGATAGGGAAGCAGGGACTGAAACGGGGGGAGAGAACAAtgataaagaagaagaagagaagaaagacgAAACTTCGAGCTCCTCTG AAGCAAATTCTCGGTGTCAAACACCAATAAAGATGAAGCCAAATATTGAACCTCCTGAGAATGTGGAGTGGAGTGGTGCTGAAGCCTCAATGTTTAGAGTCCTCATTGGCACTTACTATGACAATTTCTGTGCCATTGCTAGGTTAATTGGGACCAAAACATGTAGACAG GTGTATGAGTTTAGAGTCAAAGAATCTAGCATCATAGCTCCAGCTCCTGCTGAGGATGTGGACACTCCtccaaggaaaaagaagaggaaacacCG GTTGTGGGCTGCACACTGCAGAAAGATACAGCTGAAAAAGG ACGGCTCCTCTAACCATGTTTACAACTATCAACCCTGTGATCATCCACGGCAGCCTTGTGACAGTTCGTGCCCTTGTGTGATAGCACAAAATTTTTGTGAAAAGTTTTGTCAATGTAGTTCAGAGT GTCAAAACCGCTTTCCGGGATGCCGCTGCAAAGCACAGTGCAACACCAAGCAGTGCCCGTGCTACCTGGCCGTCCGAGAGTGTGACCCTGACCTCTGTCTTACTTGTGGAGCCGCTGACCATTGGGACAGTAAAAATGTGTCCTGCAAGAACTGCAGTATTCAGCGGGGCTCCAAAAAG CATCTATTGCTGGCACCATCTGATGTGGCAGGCTGGGGGATTTTTATCAAAGATCCTGTGCAGAAAAATGAATTCATCTCAGAATACTGTGGAGAG ATTATTTCTCAAGATGAAGCTGACAGAAGAGGGAAAGTATATGATAAATACATGTGCAGCTTTCTGTTCAACTTGAACAATG attttgtgGTGGATGCAACCCGCAAGGGTAACAAAATTCGTTTTGCAAATCATTCGGTAAATCCAAACTGCTATGCAAAAG TTATGATGGTTAACGGCGATCACAGGATAGGTATTTTTGCCAAGAGAGCCATCCAGACTGGTGAAGAGCTGTTTTTTGATTACAG ATACAGCCAGGCTGATGCCCTGAAGTATGTCGGCATcgaaagagaaatggaaatcccTTGA
- the EZH2 gene encoding histone-lysine N-methyltransferase EZH2 isoform X6, with amino-acid sequence MGQTGKKSEKGPVCWRKRVKSEYMRLRQLKRFRRADEVKSMFSSNRQKILERTEILNQEWKQRRIQPVHILTSVSSLRGTRECSVTSDLDFPTQVIPLKTLNAVASVPIMYSWSPLQQNFMVEDETVLHNIPYMGDEVLDQDGTFIEELIKNYDGKVHGDRECGFINDEIFVELVNALGQYNDDDDDDDGDDPEEREEKQKDLEDHRDDKESRPPRKFPSDKIFEAISSMFPDKGTAEELKEKYKELTEQQLPGALPPECTPNIDGPNAKSVQREQSLHSFHTLFCRRCFKYDCFLHPFHATPNTYKRKNTETALDNKPCGPQCYQHLEGAKEFAAALTAERIKTPPKRPGGRRRGRLPNNSSRPSTPTINVLESKDTDSDREAGTETGGENNDKEEEEKKDETSSSSEANSRCQTPIKMKPNIEPPENVEWSGAEASMFRVLIGTYYDNFCAIARLIGTKTCRQVYEFRVKESSIIAPAPAEDVDTPPRKKKRKHRLWAAHCRKIQLKKDGSSNHVYNYQPCDHPRQPCDSSCPCVIAQNFCEKFCQCSSECQNRFPGCRCKAQCNTKQCPCYLAVRECDPDLCLTCGAADHWDSKNVSCKNCSIQRGSKKHLLLAPSDVAGWGIFIKDPVQKNEFISEYCGEIISQDEADRRGKVYDKYMCSFLFNLNNDFVVDATRKGNKIRFANHSVNPNCYAKVMMVNGDHRIGIFAKRAIQTGEELFFDYRYSQADALKYVGIEREMEIP; translated from the exons ATGGGCCAGACTGGGaagaaatctgagaagggaccaGTTTGTTGGCGGAAGCGTGTAAAATCAGAGTACATGCGACTGAGACAGCTCAAGAGGTTCAGACGAGCTGATGAAGTAAAg agtatgtTTAGTTCCAATCGTCAGAAAATTTTGGAAAGAACGGAAATCTTAAACCAAGAATGGAAACAGCGAAGGATACAGCCTGTGCACATCCTGACTTCTGTGAGCTCATTGCGCGGGACTAGGGAG tgtTCGGTGACCAGTGACTTGGATTTTCCAACACAAGTCATCCCATTAAAGACTCTGAATGCAGTTGCTTCAGTACCCATAATGTATTCTTGGTCTCCCCTACAGcagaattttatg gtGGAAGATGAAACTGTTTTACATAACATTCCGTATATGGGAGATGAAGTTTTAGACCAGGATGGTACTTTCATTGAAGaactaataaaaaattatgatGGAAAAGTACACGGGGATAGAG AATGTGGGTTTATAAATGATGAAATTTTTGTGGAGTTGGTCAATGCCCTTGGTCaatataatgatgatgatgatgatgatgatggagacgatcctgaagaaagagaagaaaaacagaaagatctGGAGGATCACCGAGATG ATAAAGAAAGCCGCCCACCTCGGAAATTTCCTTCTGATAAAATTTTTGAAGCCATTTCCTCGATGTTTCCAGATAAGGGCACAGCAGAAGAACTAAAGGAAAA ATATAAAGAACTCACCGAACAGCAGCTCCCAGGCGCACTTCCTCCTGAATGTACCCCCAACATAGATGGACCAAACGCTAAATCTGTTCAGAGAGAGCAAAGCTTACACTCCTTTCATACGCTTTTCTGTAGGCGATGTTTTAAATATGACTGCTTCCTACATC CTTTTCATGCAACACCCAACACTTATAAGCGGAAGAACACAGAAACAGCTTTAGACAACAAACCTTGTGGACCACAGTGTTACCAGCATTTG GAGGGAGCAAAGGAGTTCGCTGCTGCTCTCACTGCTGAGCGGATCAAGACCCCACCAAAACGCCCAGGAGGCCGCAGAAGAGGACGGCTTCCCAATAACAGTAGCAGGCCCAGCACCCCCACCATTAATGTGCTGGAATCAAAGGATACAGACAGTGATAGGGAAGCAGGGACTGAAACGGGGGGAGAGAACAAtgataaagaagaagaagagaagaaagacgAAACTTCGAGCTCCTCTG AAGCAAATTCTCGGTGTCAAACACCAATAAAGATGAAGCCAAATATTGAACCTCCTGAGAATGTGGAGTGGAGTGGTGCTGAAGCCTCAATGTTTAGAGTCCTCATTGGCACTTACTATGACAATTTCTGTGCCATTGCTAGGTTAATTGGGACCAAAACATGTAGACAG GTGTATGAGTTTAGAGTCAAAGAATCTAGCATCATAGCTCCAGCTCCTGCTGAGGATGTGGACACTCCtccaaggaaaaagaagaggaaacacCG GTTGTGGGCTGCACACTGCAGAAAGATACAGCTGAAAAAGG ACGGCTCCTCTAACCATGTTTACAACTATCAACCCTGTGATCATCCACGGCAGCCTTGTGACAGTTCGTGCCCTTGTGTGATAGCACAAAATTTTTGTGAAAAGTTTTGTCAATGTAGTTCAGAGT GTCAAAACCGCTTTCCGGGATGCCGCTGCAAAGCACAGTGCAACACCAAGCAGTGCCCGTGCTACCTGGCCGTCCGAGAGTGTGACCCTGACCTCTGTCTTACTTGTGGAGCCGCTGACCATTGGGACAGTAAAAATGTGTCCTGCAAGAACTGCAGTATTCAGCGGGGCTCCAAAAAG CATCTATTGCTGGCACCATCTGATGTGGCAGGCTGGGGGATTTTTATCAAAGATCCTGTGCAGAAAAATGAATTCATCTCAGAATACTGTGGAGAG ATTATTTCTCAAGATGAAGCTGACAGAAGAGGGAAAGTATATGATAAATACATGTGCAGCTTTCTGTTCAACTTGAACAATG attttgtgGTGGATGCAACCCGCAAGGGTAACAAAATTCGTTTTGCAAATCATTCGGTAAATCCAAACTGCTATGCAAAAG TTATGATGGTTAACGGCGATCACAGGATAGGTATTTTTGCCAAGAGAGCCATCCAGACTGGTGAAGAGCTGTTTTTTGATTACAG ATACAGCCAGGCTGATGCCCTGAAGTATGTCGGCATcgaaagagaaatggaaatcccTTGA
- the EZH2 gene encoding histone-lysine N-methyltransferase EZH2 isoform X14: protein MGQTGKKSEKGPVCWRKRVKSEYMRLRQLKRFRRADEVKSMFSSNRQKILERTEILNQEWKQRRIQPVHILTSVSSLRGTRECSVTSDLDFPTQVIPLKTLNAVASVPIMYSWSPLQQNFMVEDETVLHNIPYMGDEVLDQDGTFIEELIKNYDGKVHGDRECGFINDEIFVELVNALGQYNDDDDDDDGDDPEEREEKQKDLEDHRDDKESRPPRKFPSDKIFEAISSMFPDKGTAEELKEKYKELTEQQLPGALPPECTPNIDGPNAKSVQREQSLHSFHTLFCRRCFKYDCFLHRKCNYSFHATPNTYKRKNTETALDNKPCGPQCYQHLEGAKEFAAALTAERIKTPPKRPGGRRRGRLPNNSSRPSTPTINVLESKDTDSDREAGTETGGENNDKEEEEKKDETSSSSEANSRCQTPIKMKPNIEPPENVEWSGAEASMFRVLIGTYYDNFCAIARLIGTKTCRQVYEFRVKESSIIAPAPAEDVDTPPRKKKRKHRLWAAHCRKIQLKKGQNRFPGCRCKAQCNTKQCPCYLAVRECDPDLCLTCGAADHWDSKNVSCKNCSIQRGSKKHLLLAPSDVAGWGIFIKDPVQKNEFISEYCGEIISQDEADRRGKVYDKYMCSFLFNLNNDFVVDATRKGNKIRFANHSVNPNCYAKVMMVNGDHRIGIFAKRAIQTGEELFFDYRYSQADALKYVGIEREMEIP from the exons ATGGGCCAGACTGGGaagaaatctgagaagggaccaGTTTGTTGGCGGAAGCGTGTAAAATCAGAGTACATGCGACTGAGACAGCTCAAGAGGTTCAGACGAGCTGATGAAGTAAAg agtatgtTTAGTTCCAATCGTCAGAAAATTTTGGAAAGAACGGAAATCTTAAACCAAGAATGGAAACAGCGAAGGATACAGCCTGTGCACATCCTGACTTCTGTGAGCTCATTGCGCGGGACTAGGGAG tgtTCGGTGACCAGTGACTTGGATTTTCCAACACAAGTCATCCCATTAAAGACTCTGAATGCAGTTGCTTCAGTACCCATAATGTATTCTTGGTCTCCCCTACAGcagaattttatg gtGGAAGATGAAACTGTTTTACATAACATTCCGTATATGGGAGATGAAGTTTTAGACCAGGATGGTACTTTCATTGAAGaactaataaaaaattatgatGGAAAAGTACACGGGGATAGAG AATGTGGGTTTATAAATGATGAAATTTTTGTGGAGTTGGTCAATGCCCTTGGTCaatataatgatgatgatgatgatgatgatggagacgatcctgaagaaagagaagaaaaacagaaagatctGGAGGATCACCGAGATG ATAAAGAAAGCCGCCCACCTCGGAAATTTCCTTCTGATAAAATTTTTGAAGCCATTTCCTCGATGTTTCCAGATAAGGGCACAGCAGAAGAACTAAAGGAAAA ATATAAAGAACTCACCGAACAGCAGCTCCCAGGCGCACTTCCTCCTGAATGTACCCCCAACATAGATGGACCAAACGCTAAATCTGTTCAGAGAGAGCAAAGCTTACACTCCTTTCATACGCTTTTCTGTAGGCGATGTTTTAAATATGACTGCTTCCTACATCGTAAGTGCAATTATT CTTTTCATGCAACACCCAACACTTATAAGCGGAAGAACACAGAAACAGCTTTAGACAACAAACCTTGTGGACCACAGTGTTACCAGCATTTG GAGGGAGCAAAGGAGTTCGCTGCTGCTCTCACTGCTGAGCGGATCAAGACCCCACCAAAACGCCCAGGAGGCCGCAGAAGAGGACGGCTTCCCAATAACAGTAGCAGGCCCAGCACCCCCACCATTAATGTGCTGGAATCAAAGGATACAGACAGTGATAGGGAAGCAGGGACTGAAACGGGGGGAGAGAACAAtgataaagaagaagaagagaagaaagacgAAACTTCGAGCTCCTCTG AAGCAAATTCTCGGTGTCAAACACCAATAAAGATGAAGCCAAATATTGAACCTCCTGAGAATGTGGAGTGGAGTGGTGCTGAAGCCTCAATGTTTAGAGTCCTCATTGGCACTTACTATGACAATTTCTGTGCCATTGCTAGGTTAATTGGGACCAAAACATGTAGACAG GTGTATGAGTTTAGAGTCAAAGAATCTAGCATCATAGCTCCAGCTCCTGCTGAGGATGTGGACACTCCtccaaggaaaaagaagaggaaacacCG GTTGTGGGCTGCACACTGCAGAAAGATACAGCTGAAAAAGG GTCAAAACCGCTTTCCGGGATGCCGCTGCAAAGCACAGTGCAACACCAAGCAGTGCCCGTGCTACCTGGCCGTCCGAGAGTGTGACCCTGACCTCTGTCTTACTTGTGGAGCCGCTGACCATTGGGACAGTAAAAATGTGTCCTGCAAGAACTGCAGTATTCAGCGGGGCTCCAAAAAG CATCTATTGCTGGCACCATCTGATGTGGCAGGCTGGGGGATTTTTATCAAAGATCCTGTGCAGAAAAATGAATTCATCTCAGAATACTGTGGAGAG ATTATTTCTCAAGATGAAGCTGACAGAAGAGGGAAAGTATATGATAAATACATGTGCAGCTTTCTGTTCAACTTGAACAATG attttgtgGTGGATGCAACCCGCAAGGGTAACAAAATTCGTTTTGCAAATCATTCGGTAAATCCAAACTGCTATGCAAAAG TTATGATGGTTAACGGCGATCACAGGATAGGTATTTTTGCCAAGAGAGCCATCCAGACTGGTGAAGAGCTGTTTTTTGATTACAG ATACAGCCAGGCTGATGCCCTGAAGTATGTCGGCATcgaaagagaaatggaaatcccTTGA